One window from the genome of Trichoplusia ni isolate ovarian cell line Hi5 chromosome 13, tn1, whole genome shotgun sequence encodes:
- the LOC113500222 gene encoding MIT domain-containing protein 1-like: protein MNIESAAVNILKRGVELDTKKRYTEALVCYQEGLQILVDKIKGEVDDSNKSYLRKKVEEYMNRAEAIKKLVLQQKEAGQFHEQVHIENNSTGHGYKTLFGRFLDDDVQYVSVEDPYIRSFHQCQNFLRLCELLVRSCTNLQLIELITSKDGRSEGDQREWFSNLSTDLAKYRVKLVVKYSETLHDRQITLGSGWIIKIGRGLDFYKAPENKFCLGVYDLDLRPCHETTVDIVHSKNVKQSYG from the exons atgaatattgaaagCGCGGCAGTAAATATCTTAAAGCGTGGAGTAGAGTTAGACACAAAGAAAAGGTATACTGAAGCGCTCGTTTGTTATCAAGAAGGGTTACAAATATTAGTTGACAAAATAAAAG GTGAAGTAGATGATTCAAACAAGAGTTATCTTAGGAAAAAAGTGGAGGAGTATATGAATAGGGCTGAGGCGATAAAGAAACTCGTATTGCAACAGAAAGAAGCTGGCCAGTTTCATGAACAAGTGCACATAGAGAACAATTCTACGGGACACGGTTATAAGACTTTATTCGGAAGATTTTTAGACGACGATGTACAATATGTTTCTGTTGAGGACCCTTATATTAGAAGTTTTCACCAG TGTCAGAACTTCCTGAGGCTATGTGAGCTTCTTGTCCGTTCTTGTACAAACCTGCAATTAATTGAACTAATCACATCAAAAGATGGCAGATCAGAAGGAGACCAGCGAGAGTGGTTCAGCAACTTAAGTACAGACTTAGCTAAATACAGGGTGAAACTTGTTGTTAAATACTCAGAGACTTTACATGACCGCCAGATTAC ATTAGGTTCTGGCTGGATAATCAAAATTGGACGAGGTCTAGATTTCTACAAAGCTCCAGAAAATAAATTCTGTCTAGGTGTATATGATTTAGATTTAAGGCCTTGCCATGAGACTACAGTGGATATAGTTCACTCTAAAAATGTGAAGCAGTCTTACGGATGA
- the LOC113500365 gene encoding uncharacterized protein LOC113500365, with protein MSNFQRTRSKVWWGDSPPHLGSPVAQPEWNRNNRAHNENEWEPQLPHWIANQPEEQRNNVADPIAPPVQINQWPLRHGSPGSHKSQDSGFSDSDSSPPPSQYYQSPEAADSNKSSSSSDSNNNENITVKQAADFQNTSQSKDVSNVLVDNVSCGMPTPKPRLRSSSVIQTPYDLQKYCEIHRDEEHLELFKDKDTENRTEQKYPSPKNNNIDKANKENLNKNNLSNKVNTKPKVKIDNKIEIKVAPPNNISSKESNITHKSAILKDTKDVPDKNINVISPSKKYPVKKAFISSTESDSTKVSKVAKVKDLETSKNKSDESLEYLKLEDNNQIAVNNQPRVRTPISNVSYVPTERIPTSKVEYHRSHSNEDNIPISTTPKFQRNRLNKSLNFEAQRLDQQILDIHEGYHSLGFIDEEAIPNNETIPEQEQVHKPAKAILGKNIMDSLHLKPNKKVGPKSKQRMASKGDRTKELFRIFPKREKPGLVESHAGGHLNGSRVPCLGLPRAKDQDSWVIVGYPEEMLIPHYNERLVATESELNLKAKDKPEEDYLKNGRVTPPPQFQDKQKTPYDANSKTNKNLTHDSKREKLKGELDFVDVQLNPACTSTPKMLTPHQFMDEPKSERRSTRRVNLLDNFNNSNHSRIVLNNQNEILYRERSIDQTSLERLCERKPEPVQYWLCDLVGSCENECMTTLQSKPLGAEMKALVSASSATITGNIKKVQTHGQIIVHQYSDVLRQIESGQSSEEQICLLVANINEFVLAHSITLNTKPPGETPERWDKIKKSLQMYLQKLIEVGEDIKVELNESNAEWKLVMKHLDTLVEIFLETTKAVLVQQMKTLVSIIEEPPSDVILKSTLTSIGHLAMLSDTTESALHEKCLKVMKNITELPFVDCAVPRALLTAIIESNKSSIKALSLRALATVCVTGEAVKQFEEGGGIEIISDILSDRSNPEPQMREAITVLTQITAPWLRGHYDLTQLHVYLQTIVDNITGILSRTDCCQLLLLCTACLVNLVRELELERKDDDVTPKSDIVEVFTKHKTVERLLDAVKRRGPNISVFLQEQTASLLASLSRAPRSLLSLSRLAAVSAALVCFSRPPPAAAARAAEARAQARLHCHAAEAIARLSVMPDVAHQIVQLEGVPLLTKLVRLQRTRPHLETNPDQTLIHCLKALRTIYKHNPTAFDNQKDLDEMVRPHLMESLMLFSAKQESYV; from the exons ATGTCCAATTTTCAACGAACCCGCAGCAAGGTTTGGTGGGGTGATTCACCGCCGCACTTAGGAAGTCCGGTGGCCCAGCCCGAGTGGAACCGAAACAATCGCGCTCATAATGAGAATGAGTGGGAGCCGCAGCTACCTCACTGGATCGCCAATCAACCTGAAGAACAAAGGAACAATGTCGCCGATCCGATCGCGCCACCCGTACAGATTAACCAATGGCCTCTGCGCCATGGGAGTCCTGGCAGTCACAAGAGCCAGGATTCTGGCTTCTCGGATTCAGACAGCTCACCTCCTCCCTCACAGTATTATCAATCACCAGAAGCTGCTGACAGTAACAAGTCCTCTAGCAGTAGCGATTCAAATAACAACGAAAACATCACTGTGAAGCAAGCTGCAGATTTTCAAAACACATCGCAGAGTAAAGATGTCAGCAATGTGCTGGTTGACAACGTCAGTTGCGGCATGCCTACACCGAAGCCCAGGCTTCGAAGCAGCAGTGTCATACAGACGCCGTACGACTTGCAGAAGTACTGCGAAATACACCGCGACGAGGAACATTTAGAACTATTCAAAGACAAAGATACAGAAAACCGAACGGAACAAAAATATCCAAGTCCGAAAAACAACAACATTGACAAagcaaataaagaaaacttaaataaaaataatttaagcaatAAGGTTAACACTAAACCTAAGGTCAAAATCgacaataaaatagaaataaaagtcGCTCCTCCGAATAACATAAGTTCTAAAGAAAGTAATATTACTCATAAAAGTGCAATATTAAAAGATACCAAAGACGTaccagataaaaatattaacgttaTAAGTCCATCCAAGAAGTATCCCGTCAAGAAGGCGTTTATATCCAGTACGGAAAGCGACAGCACCAAAGTTAGTAAAGTAGCTAAAGTAAAGGATTTGGAGACTagtaagaacaaatctgatgaGAGTCTAGAATACTTAAAACTAGAGGACAATAACCAAATAGCGGTTAACAATCAACCGAGAGTGCGGACACCAATATCCAACGTATCTTACGTGCCCACTGAGAGAATACCAACATCCAAGGTTGAGTACCATCGGAGCCATTCTAACGAAGACAACATCCCTATATCCACAACACCGAAATTCCAAAGAAACAGACTGAACAAATCATTAAACTTCGAAGCGCAGAGGTTAGACCAGCAGATACTCGACATCCATGAAGGTTATCATTCATTAGGATTCATTGATGAGGAAGCCATCCCTAACAATGAAACCATTCCAGAGCAGGAACAAGTACATAAACCGGCGAAGGCTATACTAGGCAAGAATATAATGGACAGTCTCCATTTAAAACCTAACAAAAAAGTAGGTCCGAAATCTAAACAGCGTATGGCTTCTAAAGGCGATAGAACTAAGGAATTGTTTAGAATATTCCCAAAGAGGGAGAAGCCAGGCTTGGTGGAGAGTCACGCTGGAGGTCATCTCAACGGGAGTCGGGTACCATGCCTCGGTCTGCCGAGAGCTAAAGACCAGGATTCGTGGGTAATCGTCGGCTATCCCGAGGAGATGTTGATACCGCATTACAACGAGAGACTAGTCGCTACAGAAAGCGAATTAAATCTCAAAGCGAAAGATAAACCAGAGGAAGATTATCTCAAAAATGGTAGAGTTACTCCACCGCCTCAGTTCCAAGATAAGCAGAAGACTCCTTATGATGCTAACTCTAAGACGAACAAGAACTTGACGCATGACTCCAAGAGGGAGAAGTTAAAAGGGGAGCTGGACTTTGTGGATGTCCAGCTGAACCCCGCGTGTACCTCCACACCTAAGATGCTAACTCCACACCAGTTCATGGATGAACCCAAAAGCGAAAGGCGAAGCACTCGGAGAGTCAATTTATTGGATAACTTTAATAACAG cAATCATTCCAGAATAGTTCTGAACAATCAAAATGAGATCCTCTACCGCGAGAGATCTATAGACCAAACCTCCTTAGAGCGACTATGCGAGAGGAAACCTGAACCAGTGCAGTACTGGTTGTGTGACCTGGTGGGGTCTTGTGAGAACGAGTGCATGACCACTCTGCAGAGCAAACCTTTAGGTGCTGAGATGAAAGCTCTCGTGTCTGCCAGCTCAGCTACCATCACTGGCAACATTAAGAAGGTGCAAACACACGGGCAGATTATTGTACATCAGTATAGTGATGTTTTAAG GCAAATTGAGTCTGGGCAATCGAGTGAGGAGCAAATATGTTTGCTTGTGGCGAACATCAACGAGTTTGTGTTGGCTCACAGCATCACTCTGAACACTAAACCACCGGGGGAGACGCCAGAGAGGTGGGACAAGATAAAGAAGTCCCTACAGATGTACTTACAGAAGTTGATAGAAGTAGGAGAAGATATAAAGGTGGAGTTGAATGAGAGTAACGCGGAGTGGAAACTGGTGATGAAACATTTAGACACGTTGGTTGAGATATTCTTGGAGACCACGAAGGCTGTGCTTGTTCAGCAGATGAAG ACCCTGGTATCCATAATAGAAGAGCCACCATCAGACGTGATCCTCAAAAGCACGTTGACCTCCATCGGGCACCTAGCCATGTTGAGTGACACTACGGAGAGCGCTCTTCATGAGAAGTGCCTCAAAGTCATGAAGAACATCACAGAGCTGCCGTTCGTTGACTGTGCGGTACCGAGAGCGCTGTTGACTGCGATCATTGAGTCTAATAAGAGTTCTATCAAAGCGCTGTCTTTGAGAGCTCTAGCTACAGTCTGCGTTACTGGTGAAGCGGTGAAACAGTTTGAAGAG GGAGGTGGCATAGAGATAATATCGGACATACTATCAGACCGCTCGAACCCCGAGCCTCAGATGCGCGAGGCCATCACCGTGCTTACTCAGATCACAGCGCCCTGGCTGCGCGGACACTACGACCTCACGCAGCTACACGTCTACCTACAGACCATCGTCGACAATATTACTG gtaTTCTCTCGCGCACGGACTGTTGCCAGCTGCTGCTGCTCTGCACAGCGTGTCTCGTCAACCTGGTGCGGGAGCTGGAGTTGGAGCGAAAGGACGATGACGTCACACCCAAGTCTGATATAGTTGAAGTGTTCACCAAGCACAAGACTGTTGAACGACTGCTCGATGCTGTCAAACGCAGAGGACCTAACATCTCCGTGTTCTTACAA GAGCAGACGGCGTCCCTCCTGGCGTCGCTGTCGCGCGCGCCGCGCAGCCTGCTGTCGCTGTCGCGGCTGGCGGCGGTGAGCGCGGCGCTGGTGTGCTTCTCgcggccgccgcccgccgccgccgcgcgcgccgccgagGCCCGCGCGCAGGCCCGCCTGCACTGTCACGCCGCTGAGGCCATCGCACG GCTATCAGTGATGCCGGACGTGGCGCATCAGATCGTCCAGCTCGAGGGAGTTCCGCTCCTTACCAAGCTGGTAAGGCTGCAGCGAACCCGGCCGCACCTGGAGACCAACCCCGACCAGACCCTCATCCACTGCCTCAAGGCATTGCGCACCATATACAAACACAACCCCACGGCATTTGACAACCAGAAGGATCTTGATGAAATGGTCAGGCCTCATCTGATGGAGTCACTTATGTTGTTCTCTGCTAAACAAGAGAGCTACGTTTAA
- the LOC113500070 gene encoding DNA-directed RNA polymerase III subunit RPC3: MSHQLGRVVSAILQRYFGDIVQQVGSDLFTYGSKPIGMIVKTTGLARSLVIDSLRTLLKFDLATFEPSANELIADYKLIPDNVLLLIRYPRYLLQMKSKYGSEAELLVEELLQQATCSASVLLVTIATKYKDDKEKNITILKLKEMFISLVTAGYIQQAPVAELKEGSEVPTLVPVATIVPDIEIRPLIQAMSSGDTSELKDNIYWRVNYDRFHLDFRDEIMIKAITRRIDENAGELMRFLLEQMYLKSPAWAAESSPLCALELRERCRGLAAERPLLHQYVDQYLKVLEENGGGFVRRVGDSGGGQLCVRAGLAARELVLAALDHTVTERLGSKAARIFRLIRARKYIEEDDIQKNAMLVNKECKQLTYKLLEEHFISVQPMRKAASSGGLAKAVYLYHIKLHDVSQAAQELCYRSLHNVLRRARSTRTAHARLRDKLRRVRTIVHGMRLRGEPQRNIDDVEETLTPPELAVLQDVEKQLKQLSTAELELDRNLFLFKWYFMYPEK, encoded by the exons ATGTCGCATCAGCTGGGTCGAGTGGTGTCGGCGATTCTGCAGCGGTACTTTGGTGACATAGTACAACAAGTCGGCAGCGACTTGTTTACGTATGGCAGCAAGCCTATCGGGATGATCGTGAAGACCACCGGCCTCGCCCGCTCTCTG GTAATTGACAGTCTCCGTACCCTCCTCAAGTTTGACCTGGCTACCTTTGAACCGTCAGCCAATGAACTGATAGCTGATTATAAACTGATTCCTGATAATGTGTTGCTACTCATAAGATACCCTAG GTATTTACTGCAAATGAAGAGTAAGTATGGCAGTGAGGCAGAGCTTCTGGTTGAGGAGTTGCTGCAGCAGGCCACCTGCAGTGCCTCAGTGCTACTTGTTACTATAGCTACAAAGTATAAGGATGATAAG gagAAAAACATAACCATCTTGAAGCTGAAAGAAATGTTCATAAGCCTGGTGACAGCCGGCTACATCCAGCAAGCGCCGGTAGCCGAGCTGAAGGAAGGCAGCGAGGTCCCAACACTGGTGCCCGTAGCTACTATAGTACCGGACATCGAGATCAGGCCGCTCATACAGGCCATGAGTAGCGGAGACACAAGTGAACTTAAAGACA atATATACTGGAGAGTGAACTATGACAGATTTCATCTGGACTTCCGAGATGAGATCATGATAAAAGCTATCACACGACGGATTGACGAAAATG CGGGCGAGCTGATGCGGTTCCTGCTGGAGCAGATGTACCTGAAGTCCCCGGCGTGGGCGGCGGAGTCCAGCCCGCTGTGCGCGCTCGAGCTGCGCGAGCGCTGTCGGGGGCTCGCCGCGGAGAGGCCGCTGCTGCACCAGTACGTGGACCAGTATCTCAAGGTGCTCG AGGAGAACGGCGGTGGTTTCGTCCGTCGCGTGGGTGACTCTGGCGGCGGGCAGCTGTGTGTCCGCGCCGGGCTGGCCGCGCGGGAGCTCGTGTTGGCCGCGCTCGACCACACCGTCACCGAGAGACTCGGTTCCAAGGCGGCCAGGATATTTAG GTTGATCCGCGCCAGAAAGTACATAGAAGAGGATGACATACAGAAGAACGCTATGTTAGTGAACAAGGAGTGCAAACAGTTGACATACAAACTGCTAGAAGAACACTTTATTAGTGTGCAG CCAATGCGTAAGGCGGCATCGTCTGGTGGACTCGCGAAAGCAGTTTACCTATACCACATAAAATTACACGAC GTGTCGCAGGCGGCGCAGGAGCTGTGCTACCGGTCGCTGCACAACGTgttgcggcgcgcgcgcagcaccCGCACTGCGCATGCGCGGCTCCGGGACAAGCTGCGCCGCGTGCGCACCATCGTGCACGGCATGAGGCTGCGCGGCGAGCCGCAGCGGAACATAGACGAT GTGGAAGAAACCCTGACTCCTCCAGAGCTGGCAGTCCTCCAGGATGTGGAGAAGCAGCTAAAGCAGCTGAGCACCGCCGAGCTGGAACTGGACCGGAACCTGTTCCTCTTCAAGTGGTACTTTATGTACCCGGAGAAATAA